The nucleotide sequence TGTCGACACCTTTGAGAATGCCCTTGAGTGATATAGTTTTTCTGCCGGTTGGAATCAGCTTTTTAAGGACTGATAGTTTTAAATTCGTGACCTCTTTCTCAATCGTCACTATTTTATGTAGCATGTCAACTGTGCTTTTTGCTGTTGCCTGTTTCATGGTTGTGATATCCTTTTTTTAAAGAATCTTATAGTGAAAGGTATCACATAAAAACCTTTTTTGTCAAACTTATAAGTATGATTTAACATCCTGCTGTAAGATAGGCTCAGGAACCGAAAAGTTCCTCTATCTTCTTCCCTATATCCTTTGCCTCCATGAATGAAGTGCCGATTAATACGGTGTCAATGCCTGCTGATTCAAGGCGCAATATGTCATCGCGGGTTTTAATTCCGCTTTCGCTGACGACGATTTTATCGGATGGGATTTCTTTTTTGATTATGTATGTGGTATTAAGGTCAATTTTTAAGGTCTTCAGATCTCTGTTATTAATGCCGATTATATCTGCATTTACTGAAAGCGCAGTCTCAAGTTCTTTCAAATCATGGACTTCAAAAAGCACTGATAACCCGAGTTCTCTTGCGAGATGAAGATATTCTTCAGCCTGATTTTTACTGAGTATTGCAGCAATTAAAAGTATTGCGTCAGCCTCGTTTGCCCTTGACTCATAAATCTGGTATTCATCAAATATAAAATCTTTTCTGAGGAGTGGTTTCGTTGTTATCTTTTTAACCACTGAGATGAACTCAAGCCTGCCCTGAAAGAAATCCTCTTCTGTGAGCACTGAAATTGCGCCTGCCTGTTTTCTTTCGTAGACAGAGGCTATTTGGATCGGGTCAAAGTCCTCTCTAAGAATACCCTTTGAAGGCGACGCCTTTTTTATCTCGGCAATGAGCTTTATTCTCCCAATATGATTCCGCTTTATTGCGCTTCTGAAATCCCTTGGTTTCCCGGCATCGGCAATCCTTGATTTAATGCCTTTCAAGGGCACGCCGGACTTTGCGATTCCAAGCCTTTCTTTCTTCTTTGAAACTATATCATCTAAAATTCCCATGAAAGGATTTTATAGAAACAGTTGCATATTTTGCAATTCCTTTCTTATAGTTATTCTGGCATAAAGTCAATTTACATGCTTTTTTGGGATGTTTTTTTGCTATAATCCTGAGATGATAAAAAGACTTGTCTTTGCTCTTATACTGCTTGCCATTGTAATTATATCGGGGACAGCCGGGTATGTCCTAATAGAGAGATGGGGGATGCTTGATTCATTGTATATGACGGTCATCACCATAGCTTCTGTAGGCTATATGGAGGTGAACCCCTTATCCCCGAATGGCAGAGTGTTTACCATATTCCTGATTATATTCGGAATGGGTGTTCTCTTATTTGGCATATCGACATTTACCGCTTTTTTGGTTGAGGGAGAGTTGAGCGAAATACTCAGGAGGAGAAAAATGGAAAAGATAATATCAGGATTAAAAGAGCATTATATTGTTTGCGGCATGGGAAGAATAGGAAGGCATATTATTGACGAACTCCATAAAACAAGAAGGCTGTGCGTTGCCATAGACAAAAATGAGGAGGCATGCAGAAGGCTTGCAGAAGAAGGGAAATTATTCATCAAGGGTGATGCAACGAGCAGTTCGGTTTTAAAGTCTGCAAATATCACTCATGCAAAAGGCGTGTTCTGTTCACTGCCTACTGATGCTGAGAATCTTCTTCTAATCCTTACGGCAAGAGGCATTAACCCTTCGTTGAAAATTATTGCAAGGGCTGAAGAAGATGAGTCTGAAGAAAAGATGAGAAGAGCTGGCGCTGACGGAGTAGTCCTGCCTGAGTTCATAGGCGGGCTGAGGATGACATCTGCTATGGTCAGGCCGGAGGCTGTCACATTTCTGGATAAGATGCTGAAGGATCAGGAGAAGGTATACAGGGTTGAAGATATTTTTGTGGATACTGATTCTGTATTTGCAGGCAAGACGCTGAAAATATCGGGCCTTATGGAAAGAAAAGGATTCTCTGTGGTTGCCGTAAGGAAAGGCGACAGGTACATTTTTAATCCGTCTGGCGATGAGAAGATTGAAACAGGAGATGCTGTAATACTAATCGGTGAATCCGAAAGCATCAGAGAGGTTAAAGCGGTCAAGGGATAATAAACAACGGAATGGACGAAAAAAGAAATATAACCAAAGCTGCCGGCATTATGTCCGTGGCCACATTTATCAGCCGTGTCCTCGGCTTTGTTAAAGACATGATCCTTGCAGTTTATTTCGGGGCCACGGGACTTTCAGACACCTTCTTTGTTGCATTCAGGATCCCGAATCTTTTGAGAGAACTTTTTGCAGAGGGCTCAATGTCATCTGCGTTCATACCTGTCCTGACAGAGTATCAGGCTAAGAACGGTAAAGATGAAGCAAAAAGACTTGTAAGGATTACGTTTACTTTTATAATGATATTTGTCGGTTTAATCTGTCTGATCGGAATTATATTTGCTCCCTCAATTGTTACAGCGATAGCTCCGGGTTTTTTAAGTATGCCGGAGAAATTTTCTTTGACTGTTCTTCTCACGCGGGTAATGTTCCCCTTTCTTTTATTCATCAGCCTTGCAGCGCTTATTATGGGCGCATTAAATTCAAGGCGTGTATTCTTTATCCCGGCTTTGGCGCCGGCAATGCTTAATGTTTCGATAATCGTCAC is from Nitrospirota bacterium and encodes:
- a CDS encoding potassium channel protein, with the protein product MIKRLVFALILLAIVIISGTAGYVLIERWGMLDSLYMTVITIASVGYMEVNPLSPNGRVFTIFLIIFGMGVLLFGISTFTAFLVEGELSEILRRRKMEKIISGLKEHYIVCGMGRIGRHIIDELHKTRRLCVAIDKNEEACRRLAEEGKLFIKGDATSSSVLKSANITHAKGVFCSLPTDAENLLLILTARGINPSLKIIARAEEDESEEKMRRAGADGVVLPEFIGGLRMTSAMVRPEAVTFLDKMLKDQEKVYRVEDIFVDTDSVFAGKTLKISGLMERKGFSVVAVRKGDRYIFNPSGDEKIETGDAVILIGESESIREVKAVKG
- the trpC gene encoding indole-3-glycerol phosphate synthase TrpC translates to MGILDDIVSKKKERLGIAKSGVPLKGIKSRIADAGKPRDFRSAIKRNHIGRIKLIAEIKKASPSKGILREDFDPIQIASVYERKQAGAISVLTEEDFFQGRLEFISVVKKITTKPLLRKDFIFDEYQIYESRANEADAILLIAAILSKNQAEEYLHLARELGLSVLFEVHDLKELETALSVNADIIGINNRDLKTLKIDLNTTYIIKKEIPSDKIVVSESGIKTRDDILRLESAGIDTVLIGTSFMEAKDIGKKIEELFGS